Proteins from a single region of Pseudarthrobacter sp. NIBRBAC000502772:
- a CDS encoding TetR/AcrR family transcriptional regulator, whose product MIEQLIDLFLDEGFADMSLSDLAGSLKCSKTTLYAVAPSKEQIIVAVVRAFFRRATERIESRMMPGDSALARLDAYLRMISEELTPGSQRFFADVDAFEPAREIFHNNTLWAAQRVQALVREALPAGSAVDALFVGTVASLIMNAIHRGEIEESTGMGRGAASRALADLIIGAITATGTSRPPQH is encoded by the coding sequence GTGATCGAGCAACTGATCGACCTCTTCCTTGACGAAGGGTTCGCCGACATGAGTCTCAGCGACCTGGCTGGCTCGCTCAAGTGCTCGAAGACAACGCTCTACGCAGTCGCTCCGAGCAAGGAGCAGATCATCGTGGCAGTCGTGCGCGCCTTCTTTCGTCGAGCCACGGAACGAATCGAGAGCCGGATGATGCCTGGCGATTCAGCCCTCGCTCGGCTTGATGCGTATTTGCGCATGATCTCTGAGGAACTCACCCCTGGCTCCCAGCGCTTCTTCGCAGACGTTGACGCCTTCGAACCGGCCAGGGAAATTTTCCACAACAACACACTGTGGGCGGCGCAGCGAGTGCAGGCTCTGGTACGGGAGGCATTACCAGCGGGTTCCGCTGTTGATGCGTTGTTCGTAGGCACCGTGGCGAGCCTGATCATGAACGCGATCCACCGCGGCGAGATCGAGGAATCAACCGGAATGGGCCGCGGCGCGGCGTCCCGAGCCTTGGCCGACCTCATCATTGGAGCCATTACCGCCACCGGAACGTCACGGCCGCCCCAGCACTAA
- a CDS encoding acyl-CoA dehydrogenase family protein — translation MASSRLLPSPEAEDLVSLTREIVTKELVPRAATAERAAEFPRDIFLLLGRTGLLGLPYAESYGGGEQPAEVYLQVFEEIATAWASIGVGVSVHSLSCFPLAAYGTGAQRERWLPDMVAGELLGAYCLSEAHAGSDPAAMRTRAARVEGGYVITGAKAWTTHGGEADFYTVMARTSDDRKRGISCFLVPADAPGLSAAPPEHKMGLTGSTTATMNFDGVFVETERRIGDEGQGLSIALAALDAGRLGIAAVATGLAQGALDLAIGYAKERQAFGKAIIDHEGLSFLLADMDACVESSRATYLAAARRKDQGLSFARVASIAKLVATDNAMAVATNAVQVLGGAGYTRDFPAERYMREAKVMQIFEGTNQIQRLVISRHLAKGTA, via the coding sequence ATGGCCTCCTCAAGGTTGTTACCATCTCCTGAAGCGGAAGACCTCGTTTCGCTCACCCGCGAGATTGTCACCAAAGAGCTCGTGCCCCGCGCCGCCACTGCCGAACGCGCTGCTGAATTCCCCCGCGACATCTTCCTCCTACTGGGTCGCACTGGTCTTTTGGGTCTGCCGTACGCAGAAAGCTACGGAGGCGGTGAACAGCCTGCTGAGGTATACCTGCAGGTCTTCGAGGAAATCGCGACAGCCTGGGCGAGCATCGGCGTAGGGGTGAGTGTGCACTCACTTTCTTGCTTCCCCCTGGCTGCATACGGCACCGGCGCGCAGCGTGAACGTTGGCTGCCTGACATGGTCGCAGGTGAACTCCTGGGGGCATATTGTCTGTCGGAAGCGCACGCCGGCTCGGACCCCGCCGCCATGCGCACCAGGGCAGCCCGGGTCGAGGGTGGATACGTTATTACGGGGGCCAAGGCATGGACCACGCATGGTGGCGAGGCTGACTTCTACACCGTGATGGCGCGAACCTCGGACGACCGCAAGCGCGGCATCTCATGTTTTCTAGTGCCCGCTGACGCCCCCGGCCTGAGCGCCGCACCGCCAGAGCACAAGATGGGCCTGACTGGTTCCACAACGGCGACCATGAACTTCGATGGCGTGTTTGTCGAGACCGAGCGCCGCATCGGTGACGAAGGACAGGGCCTATCGATCGCACTTGCCGCGCTCGATGCCGGCCGGCTCGGCATTGCGGCTGTCGCGACAGGCCTTGCCCAGGGTGCGCTCGACCTCGCCATCGGCTACGCGAAGGAGCGTCAAGCGTTTGGCAAGGCAATCATCGACCACGAAGGGCTCTCCTTCCTACTGGCGGACATGGATGCCTGCGTCGAGTCGTCACGAGCAACCTACCTCGCCGCAGCGAGGCGCAAGGATCAGGGTCTGTCGTTTGCGCGCGTTGCATCCATCGCAAAGCTCGTCGCCACCGACAACGCCATGGCTGTGGCAACTAATGCGGTGCAGGTACTGGGGGGCGCCGGCTACACGAGAGACTTTCCCGCAGAGCGCTATATGCGCGAAGCAAAAGTCATGCAGATATTCGAGGGCACCAACCAGATCCAGCGACTTGTTATTTCTCGACATCTGGCCAAGGGCACCGCCTAG
- the panD gene encoding aspartate 1-decarboxylase: protein MIRKMLKSKIHRATVTHADLHYVGSVTVDLDLLDAADILPGEFVVIVDVTNGARLETYTIAGERGSGVIGINGAAAHLIFPKDTVILITYADLTLEEARTYAPKVVHVDRRNRIVELGNDPAEGFAPGLMRPPFALSTAE, encoded by the coding sequence ATGATCCGGAAAATGCTTAAGTCCAAAATCCACAGGGCTACCGTGACGCATGCTGACCTCCATTATGTTGGCTCGGTAACGGTCGACCTGGACTTGCTGGACGCTGCTGATATCCTCCCAGGCGAATTTGTTGTGATCGTCGACGTCACCAATGGCGCACGCCTGGAGACCTACACGATCGCCGGTGAGCGGGGCTCCGGCGTCATCGGCATCAACGGCGCCGCAGCACATTTGATCTTTCCAAAAGACACCGTCATTCTCATTACCTACGCCGATCTGACCCTGGAAGAAGCCAGGACTTACGCTCCTAAGGTTGTCCATGTGGATCGGAGGAACAGGATAGTCGAGCTCGGTAACGACCCGGCTGAAGGCTTTGCCCCCGGCTTGATGCGCCCGCCCTTCGCGCTGTCAACGGCCGAGTGA
- the pntB gene encoding Re/Si-specific NAD(P)(+) transhydrogenase subunit beta has product MSAITEAAAGIVTRSLTVSDTVSGPLTADSIAGAAYIVAALLFILSLAGLSKHEKARSGVIYGITGMVIALAATIWLTLQGAWGAGHALTGLVLLVAAVLVGGAIGLWRARVVEMTGMPELIALLHSFVGFAAVLVGWNGHLEAPALSPDLTAIHHAEVFIGVFIGAVTFTGSIVAFLKLSARMKSSPLMLPGKNVINLGALAAFVALTVWYVNDSQLWLLIVVTALALALGWHLVASIGGGDMPVVVSMLNSYSGWAAAAAGFLLNNDLLIITGALVGSSGAYLSYIMCKAMNRSFISVIAGGFGIAAPAAADAEYGEHREITAQATAEMLTNASSVVITPGYGMAVAQAQYPVAELAHQLRERGVNVRFGIHPVAGRLPGHMNVLLAEAKVPYDIVLEMDEINEDLGDTSVVLVIGANDTVNPSAAEDPGSPIAGMPVLRVWEAENVIVFKRSMAAGYAGVQNPLFYRDNSQMLFGDAKQRVEDILRAF; this is encoded by the coding sequence ATGAGCGCCATCACCGAAGCAGCAGCAGGAATCGTTACGAGGAGCCTTACCGTGTCTGATACCGTCTCCGGTCCGTTGACCGCCGACTCCATTGCCGGCGCCGCCTACATCGTCGCGGCCCTGCTGTTCATCCTCAGCCTTGCCGGGCTGAGCAAGCACGAGAAAGCCCGGTCAGGGGTCATCTACGGCATCACCGGGATGGTCATCGCCCTCGCAGCCACCATCTGGCTGACCCTCCAGGGCGCCTGGGGCGCAGGCCACGCCCTCACCGGCCTGGTCCTGCTCGTGGCCGCGGTGCTCGTCGGCGGCGCCATCGGGCTCTGGCGCGCCCGCGTCGTGGAAATGACCGGGATGCCCGAGCTCATCGCCCTGCTGCACAGCTTCGTAGGCTTCGCCGCGGTCCTGGTGGGCTGGAACGGCCACCTCGAAGCCCCCGCACTGTCCCCGGACCTGACCGCCATCCACCACGCCGAGGTGTTCATCGGGGTGTTCATCGGTGCGGTCACCTTCACCGGCTCCATCGTCGCGTTCCTGAAGCTCTCGGCCCGGATGAAGTCCTCGCCCCTGATGCTGCCGGGCAAGAACGTCATCAACCTCGGCGCCCTCGCCGCGTTCGTCGCGCTTACCGTCTGGTACGTCAACGACTCCCAGCTCTGGCTCCTCATCGTCGTCACCGCCCTGGCCCTGGCACTGGGGTGGCACCTGGTGGCCTCCATCGGCGGGGGCGACATGCCCGTGGTGGTGTCCATGCTCAACAGCTACTCCGGCTGGGCAGCAGCAGCCGCAGGGTTCCTGCTGAACAACGATCTCCTGATCATCACCGGCGCCCTCGTCGGCTCCTCCGGTGCCTACCTGTCCTACATCATGTGCAAGGCCATGAACCGGTCCTTCATCTCCGTCATCGCCGGCGGCTTCGGCATCGCCGCCCCCGCCGCGGCCGACGCAGAGTACGGTGAGCACCGCGAAATCACGGCCCAGGCCACCGCCGAGATGCTGACCAACGCCTCGTCCGTGGTCATCACCCCCGGCTACGGCATGGCCGTCGCCCAAGCCCAATACCCGGTCGCTGAACTCGCCCACCAGCTGCGCGAACGCGGCGTGAACGTCCGGTTCGGCATCCACCCCGTCGCCGGACGCCTGCCCGGACACATGAACGTCCTCCTCGCCGAAGCCAAAGTCCCCTACGACATCGTCCTGGAAATGGACGAAATCAACGAAGACCTCGGCGACACCTCCGTAGTCCTCGTCATCGGCGCCAACGACACCGTCAACCCCTCAGCCGCCGAAGACCCGGGAAGCCCCATCGCCGGCATGCCCGTCCTCCGCGTCTGGGAAGCCGAAAACGTCATCGTCTTCAAACGATCCATGGCCGCCGGCTACGCCGGCGTCCAAAACCCACTCTTCTACCGCGACAACTCCCAAATGCTCTTCGGCGACGCCAAACAACGCGTCGAAGACATCCTCCGCGCGTTCTAA
- a CDS encoding Re/Si-specific NAD(P)(+) transhydrogenase subunit alpha → MTRVGIVAELGRETRVAATPVTVRQLLGLGYEVVVEKGAGESASFRDDAYAAAGALIVGADEAWGSEVVLRVNPPTEDEIGRLADGATLIGSLSPGLRPELVEALAARPITALALDAVPRISRAQSMDVLSSMANIAGYRAVIEAAHEFGRFFTGQVTAAGKVPPAKVLVAGAGVAGLAAIGAASSLGAIVRATDPRPEVADQVKSIGGTYLKVEVAEEMKSTDGYAKATSEAYNARAAEIYTEQAADVDIIITTALIPGRPAPKLLTAEDVAGMKPGSVVVDMAAGQGGNVEGSVAGERIVTDNGVVILGYTDLPARLPAQASQLYGTNMLNLLKLLTKDKDGVLRIDFDDVVQRSVTVVRDGEKTWPPPPVQVSAAPAATTQVTAAESIAPKKKAGLSPAGKAGLFAAGIAVLFGINAVAPAPLPQHFTVLMLSIVVGFYVIGKVHHALHTPLMSVTNAISGIIVVGALLQVTSDNIVMQVLAAVAVLLASINIFGGFAVTRRMLAMFSAGKARS, encoded by the coding sequence GTGACGCGTGTTGGCATTGTGGCCGAGTTGGGTCGCGAGACAAGGGTGGCGGCGACGCCTGTCACCGTGAGGCAGTTGTTGGGGCTCGGCTACGAGGTTGTGGTCGAGAAAGGCGCGGGTGAATCCGCATCGTTCCGCGATGACGCGTATGCCGCTGCGGGTGCCTTGATTGTGGGCGCTGATGAGGCATGGGGAAGTGAAGTGGTGTTGCGGGTTAATCCGCCCACCGAGGATGAGATCGGCCGTCTCGCTGACGGTGCGACGCTGATCGGGTCGCTAAGTCCTGGGTTGCGGCCGGAGTTGGTGGAGGCGTTGGCGGCGCGTCCGATCACGGCGTTGGCGTTGGATGCCGTGCCGCGGATCTCGCGGGCGCAGTCGATGGACGTGCTCAGTTCAATGGCGAACATTGCCGGCTACCGCGCCGTGATCGAGGCAGCCCACGAATTCGGCCGGTTCTTCACCGGCCAGGTGACCGCGGCGGGCAAGGTCCCGCCGGCGAAAGTTCTCGTCGCCGGGGCCGGTGTGGCCGGATTGGCGGCGATCGGGGCTGCGTCCAGCCTGGGCGCGATTGTGCGGGCGACGGACCCCCGCCCGGAGGTCGCCGACCAGGTGAAATCCATCGGCGGAACCTACCTCAAGGTCGAGGTCGCCGAAGAGATGAAGTCCACGGACGGGTACGCCAAGGCCACGTCCGAGGCGTATAACGCCCGTGCTGCGGAGATCTACACGGAGCAGGCGGCGGATGTGGACATCATCATCACCACCGCCCTGATCCCGGGGCGTCCGGCACCGAAGCTGCTCACGGCAGAGGACGTGGCCGGCATGAAGCCGGGCAGTGTGGTCGTGGACATGGCGGCCGGGCAGGGCGGGAACGTGGAAGGCTCTGTCGCCGGGGAACGCATCGTCACCGACAACGGTGTGGTCATCCTGGGCTACACGGATCTTCCGGCACGGCTCCCGGCCCAGGCCTCCCAGCTGTACGGCACGAACATGCTGAACCTGCTCAAACTCCTCACCAAGGACAAGGACGGGGTCTTGAGGATCGATTTCGATGACGTGGTGCAGCGCTCCGTGACGGTGGTCCGGGACGGGGAGAAGACCTGGCCGCCGCCACCGGTCCAGGTCTCCGCCGCACCCGCAGCCACGACTCAGGTCACGGCCGCCGAGAGCATTGCGCCGAAAAAGAAGGCCGGTCTGAGCCCTGCGGGTAAGGCCGGGCTGTTTGCCGCGGGGATCGCGGTGCTGTTTGGGATCAACGCGGTGGCTCCGGCGCCGCTGCCGCAGCACTTCACGGTGCTGATGCTTTCGATCGTGGTCGGCTTCTATGTGATCGGGAAGGTCCATCACGCGCTGCATACCCCGCTGATGTCCGTCACGAACGCGATCTCCGGGATCATCGTCGTCGGGGCGCTGCTGCAGGTCACCTCGGACAACATCGTCATGCAGGTGCTCGCCGCGGTCGCGGTCCTGCTGGCCAGCATTAACATCTTCGGCGGCTTCGCCGTTACCCGGCGCATGCTCGCGATGTTCTCCGCCGGGAAGGCACGTTCATGA
- a CDS encoding enoyl-CoA hydratase, translated as MRDYGTILVEQRGRVGLVRLNRPKALNALNASTMHDVVDAVTTMDADPRVGAVVLTGSHKAFAAGADIKEMAAQGYLDMYGADWFRDWEHFTNVRIPIVAAVSGFALGGGCELAMMCDVIIAADNAKFGQPEINLGVLPGMGGSQRLTRAIGKAKAMDLILTGRFIEAQEALLTGLVSRVVPAADTVEEALKVAELIASKSRPVTMLAKEAVNAAFETGLAQGVLFERRIFHSLFATEDQKEGMAAFNDKRQPEFTHK; from the coding sequence ATGAGGGACTACGGAACCATTTTGGTTGAGCAACGCGGACGTGTAGGGCTGGTCAGACTCAACCGGCCAAAGGCATTGAACGCGCTGAACGCATCAACCATGCATGACGTGGTTGATGCAGTCACGACCATGGATGCGGACCCAAGAGTGGGCGCAGTGGTACTTACTGGCTCCCACAAGGCCTTCGCTGCAGGGGCGGACATTAAGGAGATGGCCGCTCAGGGCTACCTGGACATGTACGGCGCGGACTGGTTCAGGGATTGGGAGCATTTCACGAATGTGCGCATCCCTATAGTGGCAGCCGTGTCCGGCTTTGCCCTGGGCGGAGGATGCGAATTGGCCATGATGTGTGACGTCATCATCGCCGCCGACAATGCTAAGTTCGGACAGCCCGAAATTAACCTGGGCGTGCTCCCTGGCATGGGTGGCTCACAACGCCTTACGCGTGCGATCGGCAAGGCCAAGGCGATGGACCTCATCCTTACCGGGCGTTTCATCGAGGCTCAGGAAGCCTTACTAACAGGCCTAGTGTCCAGAGTCGTGCCGGCCGCCGATACCGTTGAAGAAGCCTTGAAGGTTGCTGAGCTAATCGCTTCCAAGTCCAGGCCGGTGACGATGCTGGCTAAGGAGGCTGTAAATGCAGCCTTCGAGACCGGGCTCGCTCAGGGCGTGCTGTTCGAGCGCCGTATTTTCCATTCACTCTTCGCCACCGAGGACCAGAAGGAAGGAATGGCCGCCTTCAATGACAAGCGGCAGCCGGAATTCACGCACAAGTAG